The following proteins come from a genomic window of Maribacter sp. HTCC2170:
- the rsmG gene encoding 16S rRNA (guanine(527)-N(7))-methyltransferase RsmG: MKAELVFKYFPNLSEAQKTQFIRLEELYKDWNLKINVVSRKDIDELYLRHVLHSLGIAKIQEFKPGASILDVGTGGGFPGIPLAILFPEADFTLVDSIGKKVKVVQEVVEGLGIENVTSINSRVEEVNGRYDFIVSRAVAAMPTFVHWVKGKIKKESVHDRRNGILYLKGGDLSEELKDYKNAQTYDLPAYFTEDFFETKKVVYLPLKYKG; encoded by the coding sequence ATGAAAGCTGAATTAGTATTTAAATATTTTCCCAATTTATCTGAAGCCCAAAAAACCCAGTTTATTCGTTTAGAAGAGCTTTACAAGGACTGGAATCTGAAAATTAATGTAGTATCCCGAAAAGATATTGATGAGTTGTACTTGCGACATGTCTTGCATTCACTTGGAATCGCCAAAATTCAGGAGTTTAAACCTGGTGCTTCAATATTGGATGTTGGAACTGGAGGGGGATTTCCAGGTATACCTTTGGCCATATTGTTTCCGGAAGCTGATTTTACACTTGTAGATTCTATTGGTAAAAAAGTAAAGGTGGTCCAAGAGGTTGTTGAAGGCCTGGGAATTGAAAATGTAACCTCAATCAATAGTAGGGTTGAGGAGGTTAATGGCCGATACGATTTTATTGTAAGTAGGGCGGTGGCCGCAATGCCAACATTTGTGCATTGGGTAAAAGGAAAAATAAAGAAAGAATCAGTTCATGATAGAAGAAATGGAATACTTTACCTAAAAGGAGGGGATTTGTCGGAAGAACTTAAAGACTATAAAAATGCGCAGACATATGACTTGCCCGCCTATTTCACGGAGGACTTTTTTGAAACGAAAAAAGT
- a CDS encoding fatty acid desaturase family protein, translating to METKPIRFSRKDSTQFFKTLNKRVNNYFKENHKEKTGDWRLHLKTIVMFALFLTPYFLILTLGLPNWANLLLTIVMGVGMAGVGMNVMHDGNHGSYSSRKWINKIMGGSIYILAGNVYNWQVQHNVLHHTYTNIHNHDEDLEAGRILRFSKHAEWRKHHKFQHFYSIFLYGLLTFNWAITTDFQQMYRYMKRKLSFGKFPNPVVNWSTLVITKTLYVTIWIVLPMLILDIAWWKILLGFFIMHYVAGVILSVVFQLAHVVDEADTPLPDENGTMKNTWAIHQLFTTVNFGTKNKIVNWFTGGLNHQVEHHIFPNISHVHYTKISKIVKQTAKEFNLPYNEYKTTRKAIISHFKHLKELGKRPALQY from the coding sequence ATGGAAACCAAACCCATAAGATTTTCTAGAAAAGATTCGACCCAGTTTTTTAAGACCTTGAATAAACGGGTGAATAATTATTTCAAAGAAAATCACAAAGAAAAAACTGGAGACTGGCGATTGCATTTGAAAACAATAGTAATGTTTGCTCTTTTCCTAACTCCTTATTTTTTGATCTTAACCCTTGGTCTTCCTAATTGGGCCAATCTATTATTAACCATAGTCATGGGTGTGGGTATGGCGGGAGTTGGTATGAATGTAATGCATGATGGAAATCATGGTTCATATTCCTCAAGAAAATGGATCAATAAGATAATGGGCGGTAGTATTTATATTCTTGCTGGAAATGTTTACAACTGGCAAGTTCAACACAACGTTCTACATCATACCTATACCAATATTCATAATCATGATGAAGATTTGGAAGCAGGTCGGATTTTACGCTTTTCAAAGCATGCTGAATGGAGAAAACATCATAAATTTCAACATTTTTACTCCATTTTCCTATATGGACTCTTAACATTCAACTGGGCAATTACCACTGATTTTCAACAAATGTACCGGTATATGAAAAGGAAACTGTCTTTTGGTAAATTCCCAAATCCTGTTGTTAATTGGAGTACGTTGGTCATCACCAAAACACTCTATGTTACGATCTGGATTGTTTTGCCAATGCTTATTTTAGATATTGCCTGGTGGAAGATTCTATTAGGATTTTTCATAATGCATTATGTCGCCGGAGTAATTTTAAGTGTTGTTTTTCAATTGGCACATGTAGTAGATGAAGCAGATACCCCTTTGCCAGATGAGAATGGTACGATGAAAAACACATGGGCGATTCACCAATTATTTACCACTGTAAATTTTGGCACTAAAAACAAGATTGTAAATTGGTTTACGGGAGGATTGAACCATCAGGTTGAACATCACATTTTTCCCAACATTAGTCATGTTCATTACACAAAAATTTCCAAAATTGTTAAACAAACTGCGAAGGAGTTTAATTTGCCTTATAATGAATATAAAACTACTAGAAAAGCTATAATTTCGCATTTTAAACATTTAAAGGAATTAGGCAAAAGACCTGCCTTACAATATTAG
- a CDS encoding pyridoxal phosphate-dependent aminotransferase, translating into MSNQLSDRINSVTPSATLEMAAKARELRASGKDIIGLSLGEPDFKVPDYIKNAAVDAVNEGYNSYTPVDGYVELKDAIITKFKRDNNLNYEPTQIVVSTGAKQALYNVAQVCLNKGDEVILPCPYWVSYSDIVKLADGVPVEVPTSLENDFKMTAEQLEAAITPNTKMLWYSSPCNPSGSIYSKEELRELADVLQKYPQIIVVSDEIYEHINYGVTEHASMAEFEDMFDRTVTVNGVAKAFAMTGWRIGYIGAPAYIARATNKLQGQVTSGANCIAQRAVITALLESPARIEFMVKEFKGRRKLILELLNDIEGFTCNEPEGAFYVFPDVKAFFGRTVKGKEIKNASDFAMYLLEEANVATVTGDAFGNGNCIRISYAASENDIREAIARIKAVL; encoded by the coding sequence ATGAGCAACCAACTATCGGATAGGATAAACAGCGTAACTCCTTCCGCAACCCTTGAAATGGCTGCAAAGGCCAGAGAATTAAGAGCTTCAGGAAAAGACATTATAGGATTAAGTTTGGGGGAACCAGACTTTAAAGTACCTGATTACATAAAAAACGCTGCAGTTGATGCCGTAAATGAAGGATACAATTCCTATACTCCAGTTGATGGTTATGTAGAGTTGAAAGACGCCATTATCACAAAATTCAAGAGAGATAACAATCTCAATTACGAACCAACACAAATCGTTGTTTCAACCGGGGCTAAACAAGCGCTTTATAATGTAGCCCAGGTATGTCTCAATAAAGGTGATGAAGTTATATTGCCTTGCCCATATTGGGTAAGTTATAGCGATATAGTAAAATTAGCTGATGGGGTGCCAGTAGAAGTGCCAACATCGTTGGAAAATGATTTTAAAATGACAGCTGAACAATTAGAAGCTGCCATAACGCCAAACACCAAAATGCTATGGTATAGCTCTCCTTGTAATCCAAGTGGTTCTATTTATAGCAAAGAAGAATTAAGGGAATTAGCCGATGTTCTTCAGAAATATCCTCAGATTATTGTTGTTAGCGATGAAATTTACGAACATATAAACTATGGGGTTACAGAACACGCTTCAATGGCAGAATTTGAAGATATGTTCGATCGTACTGTTACAGTAAATGGTGTGGCAAAGGCTTTTGCAATGACAGGTTGGAGAATCGGTTATATTGGAGCACCTGCTTATATCGCAAGAGCTACGAATAAATTACAAGGACAGGTAACCAGTGGTGCCAACTGTATAGCTCAAAGAGCTGTGATTACCGCATTATTGGAATCACCAGCCCGTATTGAATTTATGGTTAAAGAATTTAAAGGGCGTAGAAAGCTTATTCTTGAATTACTTAACGATATTGAAGGGTTTACCTGCAACGAACCTGAAGGGGCATTCTACGTATTCCCGGATGTAAAAGCATTCTTTGGGAGGACTGTTAAAGGCAAAGAAATTAAAAATGCATCTGATTTTGCAATGTATTTACTCGAAGAAGCCAACGTTGCTACCGTAACAGGAGATGCTTTTGGAAATGGCAATTGTATTCGAATTTCTTATGCGGCCTCAGAGAATGACATACGAGAAGCAATTGCTAGAATAAAAGCTGTTTTATAA